The genomic DNA TCCTGCGGACGCTGCGCATGCTGCGCACCTACCACCTGCTGGAGCGGCTGCGGCAGGACAGCGGCCTGTTCCGCCGCAACGAGGACGCGATCCTGGCCGCGACCAACCTCGTGGTCTTCGTTTTCACGATGACCGGCATCGTCTACGCCACCCAGCACGACCACAACCCGGCTATCCAGACGCCGGTCGACGCGCTGTACTTTACGGTCACCTCGCTGACGACGACGGGCTACGGCGACATCACCCTGCCGGGCCCGACAGGTCGGCTGCTGTCGGTGTTCGTGATGATCTGCGGTGTGACGCTGTTCTTCCGCCTCGCGCAGGTGGTGCTCCGACCCTACAAGGTGCGCTTTCCCTGCACCGCCTGCGGTCTGCAGCGGCACGAGCCGGATGCCGTGCACTGCAAGGCCTGTGGCAACATCCTGAACATCCCCGACGAGGGAGCCTACTAGCCGTCGGAGGCAATGTCGCGGAAGCGCCGGTAGCGGTCCTCCAGGTCGGCGAGGTCGGACGGGTCCGCCACGTCGCGGCGGGCCGCGGCGATAACGAGGCCGGCATGGCGAGAGAGTTCCGCCGCCCGGTCGGGCCGCCTCTCGACCTCGGCGACGCGGGCGAGCACGTCGAGCATCCGGCCGAGCACGTGCACCGAGCCGGCCGCGTTCTGCCGGATCATGTGGAACATGGCATCGCACAGCCCGTCGTAGTCCGTGACCGGATGGACGAGAACGGCTTGGCCGTCGCGCAACACCACGCCGGTCGGCAGGTGCCTCGGCGCGATCCGGCACAGGGCGTCGCCGAGGTGGTCGACGACGCTCCCGGCGGTGAACGGGTCGTTGATGCCGGGTGAGAGCGCCCGGACCGCGATCTCGACCAACTGCCGGACCGAGTATTCCGCATCCTGGAGCGCGGCGGGGCGGCGGCCCAGCGTCACCGCGTCGAGGACGGCGGCCTCGGCCCCATCGACTGGCGCGGACAGGAACGCGACGGGAAAGCCGCTCGGCACATAGTCGCCGGGCCGCACCCGCAGGATGACCGTGACCCCGCGCTCCTGGGCCCAGTCTGCTAAGGCGTCCTCGTCGAGGGCCTGGATGTAGCCGCCGCCGGTCGCGGCCACGGCCCTTCCCGTTGGCGCGTCGCCGGGACGGGCGGCACCCGGCTCGTCACGGGTATGGGTCGCGATGGCCCTGCAGAGATCCTGCTGGACGGCGTCGACCACGGTCTCGATGTTGATGCTCGTGGCGATGTGGTGGACGAACCAGACCAGCGTGCCGACCGCGACCAGCGCCAGGACGAGGGCGCCGGTGATCGCGATGTGCGGGACGAACGGGTCCTCCTCCACCGTCCGCACCGTGCGCAGGACCATGAGCGCGTAGGCGAAGGTGCCGAGGAAGATGCCGAGCACCGTCTGGTTGCGGCCGTCTCGGATGAAGTTGCGCAGGAGACGGGGACCCATCTGCCCGGAGGCCAGGGTCAGGGCGGCGATGGTGATGGAGAAGGTCGTGCCGGCGACCCCGATGTTCGAGGAGGCGATGGCGCTGAGCAGCGCCCGCGCGCCCTCGGCCCCGCCGGAATAACCCCAGTTCGTGTCCGGCGAGGAGGGGTCGAAGCCGGCGACGTGGGCCGTCTCCAGCCAGACCCCGAACTGAGCCAACAGGATGCAGCCGAGGACGACGAGGGCCGGCCGGAGCCAGAACATGTCGCCGAGGATTTCCAGCCAGGCTTTGACGCGCGCGCTCATCGTTGCGGACCGATCCCTTCCGAGCCCGGCAACGACCGGCACGATGGGGCGTTCCGGATGACCGCTGGCGGGAAGGACGGCCCTTGATCTCGATCTTCGACCTCGCGGCGATGCTGCTGACGCTGTCGGCGCTGTTCGGCTGGCTGAACCGCCGCTTCCTGCGCATGCCGCACAGCATCGGCTTGCTCGTGATGGGGCTCCTCGCCTCGCTCGCGCTTGTGCTCGTCGACGTCGCCTTCCCGGCTCAGCACCTCTACCAGGACCTCACCCGCGTCCTCGACCAGGTCGACTTCACCGGCGTTGTCATGAACGGCATGCTGGCCTTCCTGCTGTTCGCCGGGGCGATGAACCTCGACCTCCGGGCGCTCCGTGAGCGGGCCATGGCGGTGGCGACGCTCGCGTTGCTCGGGACCGTGATCTCGACCGCCTTGGTCGGCGGGGCGTTCTGGGCGGCGGGACAGGCGCTCGGAACCCCGGTACCGCTGGCCTGGGCGTTGGTGTTCGGCGCGCTGATCAGCCCGACCGACCCCGTCGCGGTGCTGGCCACCCTGAAGAACGTGGAGGTGCCGGAAGCCCTCGAAATCGAGATGCAGGGCGAGGCGCTGTTCAACGACGGCATCGGCATCGTGCTGTTCACGGTGCTCGTCGCCTTCGCGTCCGGCAAGGGCGGCGAGGCGACCAGCGCGGGCGGGGTGGCGACGCTGCTCGTGCACGAGGCCGGGGGCGGCGTGCTGCTCGGCGTCGTCACCGGCTACGTCGCCTACCGCGCGATGAAGGCCATCGACGACTTCCCCGTGGAGGTCTTGATCACCCTGGCCCTCGTGACCGGCACCTACGCCATCGCGCAGAAGCTCGGGGCGAGCGGGCCGCTCGCGGTGGTGGCCGCCGGGCTGCTGATCGGCGAGCGCGCGCCGCGCTACGCGATGAGCGACACAACCCAGAGGTACGTCTCCGCCCTGTGGACCCTGATCGACGAAGTGCTGAACTCGGTCCTGTTCCTCCTGATCGGCCTGGAGGTACTCGTCCTGCGCTTCCAGGTGGCCGGCCTGGCCCTGGCCGCCTGCGCCGCCCCCATCGTGCTGTTCGCCCGCCTCGTCGCGGTCTCGACACCGGTCCTGCTGTTCCGCTGGGGCGGCAACCTCTCGCTCGGCAACGTGCCGTTCCTGACCTGGGCGGGGGTGCGCGGCGGCATCTCGGTGGCGCTGGCACTCTCGATCCCGGAAAGCGATGCCAAGCCGGCCATCCTGGCGGCGACCTATGCGGTGGTGCTGTTCACCATCGTCGTACAGGGCTCAACCCTCGGCCTCGTGGCGCGACGTACCCTTCGAGCGAACTAGACGGTCGTCGGACGCCTCCCGGTGGATACGAGCCAGGAGACGGACCATCAATGGGCCCGTGGAGGGACGTAGGCGAGCGCATCGATACGTCCGCTCGGATGGGTCGCCCGCCGGAAAGCGGACCGGCAGTAATCCACCCTATCCGGTCATTCTGCATCCGCCTCATGCCTTCGCTCTGACGGTCACCTAGACGCTAGTTGGGAGATCGGTGCAATCAGGAGACAAATTTCCGGCGTCTCCTCGTGATATAGCGCAAAGATCACGGTTGACGATGTCGGCCAATCAGGATCTATCTCGCTCGTGTCACCGATTTGCAAATCGATAGTCTATATTTCCCAAGGGTTGAGTCAAAATTCTTTCTACGAGAGGTGCCGGCGCCTTCCGTCGGCGTCCGGTACCTGCTGTTTTTGTTTTGCTAATGGCAGGTCACGCTAGCACGGCTGCCGCAAATGACTCGTCACTATGTTGGTCTGGACGTGGCCCTGAAAGAAACTCAGATCTGTGTAATAGACGAAGAAATGAATATAGTCGCAGAGTCGAAAATTGATACCAGCCCCGAGGCGATTTCCATTTATCTACGCGATCTTGGGCTAGCCTATCATCGCATTGGATTAGAAACCGGCAGCCTCGCGCACTGGATCTATATCGGACTGGCAAGAAGTGGATTGCCGGCGTTCGTTCTTGATGCGCGGAAGGCAAAAAGCTTTCTCAGGCTGGAGACCACGAATAAGAACGACCGAAACGATGCTCGCGGCCTCGCGCGGATGATGTGCTTCGGGACGCCGCATGTGGTTCACGTCAAGTCGGAGCATTCTCAGCGAATGCGAGCCCTGTTGGCTGCCCGCAAGACGGTGCAGATTAAGATGATTGATCTAGAAATGTTCGTCCGAGGCATAATCCGGCAGTTCGGTCTCAAGATTGGTTCGGTAAGCCGGCCGAAGTGGGAAGTGCGTGTCCGCGAACTGGTTGCAGGCGACTCTTTTCTTCGGGACGTAACCGAACCGGTTCTGACATGCTGGCGCGCGTTGCGGGCGCAGCTCGCAGAGCTGACCAAGCAAGTTTCGCGCATTACGCGCCAAGATCCGGTCTGCCGCCTGCTGATGACCTGCCCTGGGGTTGGGCCGGTGATCTCACTGAGCTTCAAGAGCGCAGTCGACATTCCCGAGCGGTTTCAGAAGTCACGATCAATCGGCGCCGCTCTCGGGTTAACACCACGGCAGACTCAGTCGGGCGAAGTCGACCACAGGGGCAAGATCAGCAAGGCCGGAGATCAAATTCTACGAACACTGCTTGTCGAGGCAGCGTTTATACTGCTTAGGATGCCCCGGAGTTCGGCGCTCAAAGCCTGGGGGGTCCAAGTAGCCAAGCGCCGCGGAATTCAGCGTGCGGTCATCGCAGTGGCTCGTAAGCTCGCGGTGATCATGCACCGCATGTGGATGGACAACACCGAATTCCGTTGGGAGGACAGCGAGCCGATGAGGGTCACCTGACCGATGCGGGCCATCGTCCTTCTCATCGGGGATCCTCCTAAAATGTTGGGTGGTAAAGCATTACGACGAGGTGCAGGGCCCGCTGCCACTAAGCTCTCCCATGGATAAACTCTTCCTTGAAGGGCGCTGACGAGACGCAGAACATGGCGCAGGGTTGCAAGCCCGGCATGTACGCTTGCGCTCGGCAGTTTCTAGCTCGCTCGGGGGAGGTGAAGGCGAGACGCAGTATCGAGCGCAGAACCTCAAGTTCGCCTCGGGGAGTATTGCGCTCGCCTTCTCAGACTTATCAGACATGATCTGACGAATAATATTTGAATACACTCCATTATTGCCCTTATTGAACGCAAGTAATAATCAATACGCACCTGGAATAGCATTTGTCGAGATATGACGTTCTCTTCCTGCGCAGGTCGTGAACGAGTTTGGGCGAAGCGTCTGCTTCGATGCATCCGCAGCCCCGAAGCAGACCAGCGGAAATCCACCCTTTGCGGCCATCGCGGGTCAGTGCCAAACGTCGCATTCCAACTAATAGACACCTAGAACACCCGAACGGGCCTAACTCAGTTTCAGCATTCAACGCGCGAACTGGTTTCCAGCGTGATTTCCACCCCCAACGCGCGAGGCACCTCTAGAGCTGAGCGATCCGGGCTTGCGACGGTGGCGCGACTTTCCGGAGTTTTCGGACCCAATCACGCGCGGGGTTTTTAGAAGCCGCTACGCGAGCGTCGGCCGGGCGGCACGAAGAGTTTCTGGAGGCAGTCATCGCGAGCCGGGTTGGATGTGGGGCAAGCCCATATCGGCATCAGGTCGCCAGATTTGGCCCAGGACGGCCGCCAGCTAGAATGCGGTGCTTTGGCACAGAAATGCCCGACGGGCCCCACGCGCCGATTTTGGCGGCTTCCTAGCCCTTCCTAACCGCCGACACCGTTGACGGCGACACTCCGGTTCGGCGGGCGATTTCTCGATCCGACAGCCCCTCCGCCAGCAGGGCCTCAACGGCGGCACGACGTTCGGCGACGGGACGATGCGCGGACCGAGGGGTACGCCGGTCGGTATGGGCCTTCCCCGTGGATCGCCGGCGCTCGGCAGCCCGTGATGGGGGAGGGGTCGTCACAGCCCCACCTTCGTCAGCCGGCGAGGGGGTAACGGATCGTGACCCCCTCCGGCATCGGGCGCCAAGGGGGTAGCGGAATGCGACCCCCTTTCCTCGATCGCACCCGACCCGGCCTCGGTTTCCCGCTGGCGTTCCCATTGCTGACGGACCTCGCGGCCATCCTCTCGGACCTCGACCATGGCCGCTGCGGTGAGCGCCATCTGGCGGGCCATCTCAATGCCGGCGGCGAAGGCGGCCTGTTCACGTGCTGTCATGATTGAACCTGCACAGGGCCATTCCGCGGTGCAGCGTGACTCTTCGCACCGCACGCACGGTGCCGATCCGGCATCTTGATTGCAGACGAACTCACCGGGTCTGGTTGCAGGCCTGCCGCTTGATGAAAGGAGTGCACGATATGGTCCTGAAGGGCTTCTCCTACGCGATGATCGGCGCCTTCCTGGGCGGCCTCGCGATGACTGTCGCTGGCTCGGCCAGTGTGCTGATGGGCCTGTAAGGGCCTCGGACTACACGCGGCCTCAGCGGCCGCCGAGATCAGCGAGTGGATGAGCGGCGGGGTGCGAGCCCCGCCGTTCTCGTATGCGAGGCAGGAGCAAATCATAGCAACGCCTCTCCAACCTCGAAGCCGGCCAACTCGCATCGACGCGGCGTCCGGACCTGCTCTGACACTCGCTGTGTTACTCCTGCACACGGAGAGCGTCCGATGCCCGATAAACCAATGACCTCGAACACGCAGGATCTCGCAGACGCCGAGTACGACGCCGAGCGCTGGGCTCGAGTTGGCGCCGAACAGAAATCCATTCGTCCGATCAGCCCCAAGGCACCCTCAGACCCGCTGGAAGGCCCGGACGTCGGCTTGACGCAGAAGGGCACTGACGAGGATGCAGTCGTGAAGCGTGAGACGGACGTGTGAGCGCTCGGAAGACGCACGTCCAGCCTCTCAGCCTCACGCAACAATCGGAGCAATCCTCGAGACATCCAGCTTGGCCATAAGGCGGCTTCAGAACAGCCGAGCTGACGAGGTCACCATGACCAAGCCGATCACCCTGACGAACCGTCTCGTCGACGCTGTCGTGACGGCTGCCATGGCGTTCAGCCTGATCGTGCACGCGCAGTTCATGATCCTGCCGCCGCACCTCGTGTGAACAAATGCCAGTCAGCACAGCTCCAAGAATTGCCTATCGCGAACACGCGTGATGCAGTCATATCCACGCACCCGCCTCGCTCGCGAACTCAGCCGTATCGATTATTGACTGTCCGTCTGTCGTCCTTGAACTACATCCGGAGGCAATAGCGCGAGGTCAATCAGATCCTTCACGGTCGTCCCAGCCACACCACGAGGATCTTCGCTACCTACTAACTTGAGGTTTTCAGCCAACATTTTGATGATCGCCACTCGCTGTTCGTCGGCCATCAACGATATGGTCATACCGAGTGCCGACTGCAGAACTTCGAAACGCACCGTCAGGTCGCGGAGTTCTTCGAGCAAAATGTTTTCGAGTGGCGAGGACACGGGCAGCTCCACCGGTACCAATGATCCCAAAGTAGCGCGCTTGCTGAGGTTCGCCTGCGTGAGGGCCTACTCACTTCGGAGGTATGAGGTGGGCGAGCCGTGCGCTGCCCGCCGCAGCCGATGCGGTCGAAGACGCAGCGTTCGGCCGACGTGCGGCCGGGATGGAGCATGGGGGGCTCGGTCATCAGCAAGCCTCCGGCTGGGCGGCAAGCTCGGTCTCGACCAGTTCCGCGGTGCGCAGGACGGCAGGCCCGACGAAGTCGGCGACGGCGCGGCCCTTCTCGTCGTCCGGCAGGCTGGCGACGATCTCCAGGCCGACGGAGGCGCCGAGCAGCACGACGTGGATCAGTCCGGTCGGCTCGTCCGTGCGGCGGGCGAGGGAGACGATCAACGGGCCGGCGTGCCCGTACAGGGCGATCTCCTCGTAGTGCGCTGTCGAGGCCGGCTTCGAACGGGTCGGCAGGGTGATGATGTTCGACATGGTGGATCCTCTCAGGCTGCGGAACGGGTGAGGGCGGGGCAGGCTGCCAGGATCTGGTAGCGGTCGGTGGTAGCGAGCGCGGTGAAGGCGACTCAGCTACTCTTCAGCAAGCTCGGGAAATGGCTCTTGGCCGTTCCGACAAAGCCTAATTCGCCAATCATTTCTGTGTGGGGGCAAACCGTGAACCTGTCGGAATGAAGCCTGTTTTGGTTCAGCACTCCGTCGTCTTCTAAGCGGCAGGTCGTAGGTTCGAGCCCTACCGGGGTCGCCAGGTCATTCCGCGTGGCCCTGTCATCCGGCCCTACGGCGCGGCCGGCGCGGCGGGGTTCGCCGCCTCCTGCCGGTCCGGCAGGCTCCGCTTCCAGCGCGCCCGCAGGACGGCGGGCCGGAGGCCGTGCCGCTCCTCCAGGAACTCGGCGTCCGTGATCCGGTCCGTGCGGAAGTGCCGGAACGCCCCGCGCAGCTCGCACCAGCCGGCCACCATCCGGGCCTGATCGAAGAACCCGACGATCACCGGCCAGATCACGCGCCGGCTCGGATCGCCGCGGACGTCGCGGTACTGGATGCGGATCTTGCGGCCCTCGCGGATCCAGGTCCGCGCGCGGGCGACGTCGATCCCGTCCGCGGCCTGCGCGAAGGCCGTCGGCGTGCCGATCGACGGATCGGCGATGAGCGGGCGCAGGCGCTCGGGGACCACGGCGGTGATCTTGGCGATG from Methylobacterium oryzae includes the following:
- a CDS encoding potassium channel family protein produces the protein MTTFTATLRELYEEDTGRAHRFRYALLVFDVATIAFVVVTSFLPLSPWIVACDVAVGLCVLLDFAGRLLVSRAPLREFRHLSTWADLVAVASFLAPLLVEGVGFLRILRTLRMLRTYHLLERLRQDSGLFRRNEDAILAATNLVVFVFTMTGIVYATQHDHNPAIQTPVDALYFTVTSLTTTGYGDITLPGPTGRLLSVFVMICGVTLFFRLAQVVLRPYKVRFPCTACGLQRHEPDAVHCKACGNILNIPDEGAY
- a CDS encoding DUF2254 domain-containing protein, encoding MSARVKAWLEILGDMFWLRPALVVLGCILLAQFGVWLETAHVAGFDPSSPDTNWGYSGGAEGARALLSAIASSNIGVAGTTFSITIAALTLASGQMGPRLLRNFIRDGRNQTVLGIFLGTFAYALMVLRTVRTVEEDPFVPHIAITGALVLALVAVGTLVWFVHHIATSINIETVVDAVQQDLCRAIATHTRDEPGAARPGDAPTGRAVAATGGGYIQALDEDALADWAQERGVTVILRVRPGDYVPSGFPVAFLSAPVDGAEAAVLDAVTLGRRPAALQDAEYSVRQLVEIAVRALSPGINDPFTAGSVVDHLGDALCRIAPRHLPTGVVLRDGQAVLVHPVTDYDGLCDAMFHMIRQNAAGSVHVLGRMLDVLARVAEVERRPDRAAELSRHAGLVIAAARRDVADPSDLADLEDRYRRFRDIASDG
- a CDS encoding cation:proton antiporter, yielding MISIFDLAAMLLTLSALFGWLNRRFLRMPHSIGLLVMGLLASLALVLVDVAFPAQHLYQDLTRVLDQVDFTGVVMNGMLAFLLFAGAMNLDLRALRERAMAVATLALLGTVISTALVGGAFWAAGQALGTPVPLAWALVFGALISPTDPVAVLATLKNVEVPEALEIEMQGEALFNDGIGIVLFTVLVAFASGKGGEATSAGGVATLLVHEAGGGVLLGVVTGYVAYRAMKAIDDFPVEVLITLALVTGTYAIAQKLGASGPLAVVAAGLLIGERAPRYAMSDTTQRYVSALWTLIDEVLNSVLFLLIGLEVLVLRFQVAGLALAACAAPIVLFARLVAVSTPVLLFRWGGNLSLGNVPFLTWAGVRGGISVALALSIPESDAKPAILAATYAVVLFTIVVQGSTLGLVARRTLRAN
- a CDS encoding IS110 family transposase, encoding MTRHYVGLDVALKETQICVIDEEMNIVAESKIDTSPEAISIYLRDLGLAYHRIGLETGSLAHWIYIGLARSGLPAFVLDARKAKSFLRLETTNKNDRNDARGLARMMCFGTPHVVHVKSEHSQRMRALLAARKTVQIKMIDLEMFVRGIIRQFGLKIGSVSRPKWEVRVRELVAGDSFLRDVTEPVLTCWRALRAQLAELTKQVSRITRQDPVCRLLMTCPGVGPVISLSFKSAVDIPERFQKSRSIGAALGLTPRQTQSGEVDHRGKISKAGDQILRTLLVEAAFILLRMPRSSALKAWGVQVAKRRGIQRAVIAVARKLAVIMHRMWMDNTEFRWEDSEPMRVT
- a CDS encoding helix-turn-helix domain-containing protein — encoded protein: MTTPPPSRAAERRRSTGKAHTDRRTPRSAHRPVAERRAAVEALLAEGLSDREIARRTGVSPSTVSAVRKG
- a CDS encoding helix-turn-helix transcriptional regulator, producing the protein MRRADRLFQIIQILRRSPRPVTAAEIARELEVSVRTVYRDVADLVGQRVPIQGEAGLGYVLGEAFDMPPLMLTPDEIEAAVLGAQWVAGRGEPVLAKAARDLIAKITAVVPERLRPLIADPSIGTPTAFAQAADGIDVARARTWIREGRKIRIQYRDVRGDPSRRVIWPVIVGFFDQARMVAGWCELRGAFRHFRTDRITDAEFLEERHGLRPAVLRARWKRSLPDRQEAANPAAPAAP